A single genomic interval of Nitrospirota bacterium harbors:
- a CDS encoding amino acid permease, with amino-acid sequence MRKIGWFTAACVLISNIVGGGIFTTTGIMARDLGDPMLILLLWFMGAVFAVGGAMIYGELGSRLPHAGGDYVYLREAYGPLVAFLSGWTSFTIGFGAAVAASAISFSSYALRVIPIVDEQGWLAKGLSLTLLWVATFLHCQGVGTGGRVQLLLTTTKVVAIGGLILGGLWAMADQGIGLLERPALRQPTFGAAAIALVIVTYCYLGWNVAGYIANDIVDPQRTLPKIMIGGTAFVGMIYLLLNIVYLSALSIAELAQEPIVPVAEKAAAALWGPQSGQIVAAILCLAIAGAVSAMTWAGPRVYWAMAQDGMITPWLAKLQPRTEVPARAIIFQSLWASLLIVSGTFEQLLVYSGLVLSFFMALTLSSIFRLRRARPVKIPQYQAPLYPFLPITLVCGAVALVISSMLERPAESLYGAATVLSGLPFYYYWRRAHNHHQHES; translated from the coding sequence ATGCGAAAAATTGGTTGGTTCACGGCGGCCTGCGTCCTCATCAGCAATATCGTCGGGGGTGGCATCTTCACAACGACCGGCATCATGGCTCGGGATCTCGGCGATCCAATGCTGATTCTCCTCTTGTGGTTCATGGGAGCAGTATTCGCCGTCGGCGGCGCGATGATCTATGGCGAACTGGGGTCGCGCCTCCCACATGCCGGCGGGGATTACGTCTACCTGCGAGAGGCCTATGGGCCGTTGGTGGCATTTCTCAGTGGATGGACCTCCTTTACGATCGGCTTCGGGGCCGCAGTTGCAGCCTCGGCTATCAGCTTTTCGTCCTATGCATTGAGAGTGATACCGATCGTGGATGAGCAGGGGTGGCTAGCAAAGGGCCTGTCGCTCACGCTACTCTGGGTGGCGACCTTCCTGCATTGCCAAGGCGTGGGAACCGGCGGCCGCGTACAGCTCTTGCTCACCACCACAAAAGTCGTCGCCATTGGGGGATTGATCCTCGGCGGGTTATGGGCGATGGCAGACCAAGGAATAGGCCTACTCGAGAGGCCCGCCTTGCGACAGCCGACGTTTGGAGCTGCTGCCATCGCGCTGGTCATCGTGACCTACTGCTATCTCGGCTGGAACGTGGCGGGCTACATTGCCAACGACATCGTTGACCCCCAACGGACCTTGCCCAAGATCATGATCGGGGGCACCGCCTTCGTCGGCATGATCTATCTCCTGTTGAATATCGTCTACCTGTCGGCGCTCTCGATCGCGGAGTTGGCTCAAGAACCTATTGTGCCGGTCGCGGAAAAGGCCGCGGCAGCCTTGTGGGGACCCCAGAGCGGACAAATAGTCGCCGCCATTCTCTGCCTCGCCATTGCTGGAGCTGTCAGCGCCATGACCTGGGCAGGGCCCCGTGTCTATTGGGCCATGGCACAGGACGGCATGATTACACCCTGGCTTGCCAAGCTCCAGCCCCGCACCGAGGTACCGGCTCGGGCAATCATCTTTCAAAGCCTCTGGGCCTCGCTCCTTATTGTGAGTGGAACATTCGAACAACTCCTCGTCTACAGTGGCCTCGTACTCTCGTTTTTCATGGCCTTGACCCTCTCCTCAATCTTTCGTCTTCGTCGAGCACGTCCCGTAAAGATCCCGCAGTACCAGGCGCCACTCTATCCATTTCTCCCGATCACGCTCGTCTGTGGTGCTGTAGCCCTAGTCATATCCAGCATGCTCGAACGACCAGCAGAATCGCTCTACGGCGCTGCCACCGTCCTGAGCGGCCTTCCGTTCTATTACTACTGGCGGAGGGCTCATAATCACCACCAGCATGAGTCCTGA
- a CDS encoding 4a-hydroxytetrahydrobiopterin dehydratase, producing the protein MGLADNKCIPCRGGVPPVSADRAQALLKELGRGWSLNQSGHLERLYTFSDFAQALAYVNKVSAVAEAEGHHPDLYLAWGKCKVEIWTHKINGLTESDFFMAAKADREFEPFRTTVS; encoded by the coding sequence ATGGGTCTTGCCGACAACAAATGCATCCCCTGCCGCGGTGGTGTGCCGCCGGTCTCGGCGGATCGTGCGCAGGCTTTGCTGAAAGAACTCGGGCGGGGCTGGTCGCTGAACCAGTCCGGCCATCTTGAACGATTGTATACATTCAGTGATTTTGCCCAGGCATTGGCCTACGTGAATAAAGTGAGTGCGGTTGCTGAAGCCGAGGGTCATCATCCGGATCTCTATCTCGCCTGGGGCAAGTGCAAGGTCGAGATCTGGACGCATAAGATCAATGGCTTGACTGAGAGCGATTTCTTTATGGCCGCCAAAGCCGATCGCGAATTTGAACCGTTTCGCACGACCGTCAGTTAA